One stretch of Mus pahari unplaced genomic scaffold, PAHARI_EIJ_v1.1 scaffold_8986_1, whole genome shotgun sequence DNA includes these proteins:
- the LOC110314979 gene encoding angiogenin-2-like yields MAMSLGPLLLVFMLGLVVIPPTVAQNEMYRHFLTQHVDANPLGRDDRYCESIMRHRELTSPCKAVNTFIHGKSNNIKAICGNNGSPYGGNLRLSNNRFQVTTCKHKGGSPRPPCKYRASKGXRYIVIGCENGWPVHFDESYISP; encoded by the coding sequence ATGGCGATGAGCCTGGGTCCTTTGTTGTTGGTCTTCATGCTGGGTCTGGTTGTGATCCCTCCCACTGTGGCTCAGAATGAAATGTACAGACATTTCCTGACTCAGCACGTTGATGCCAATCCACTTGGCCGGGATGACAGATACTGCGAAAGTATAATGAGGCATAGAGAGCTAACCTCACCTTGCAAAGCTGTCAACACCTTTATCCATGGCAAGAGTAACAACATCAAGGCCATCTGTGGAAATAATGGAAGCCCTTATGGAGGAAACTTAAGACTAAGCAACAATCGCTTCCAGGTCACCACTTGCAAGCACAAAGGAGGGTCTCCCCGGCCTCCATGCAAGTACCGAGCCTCTAAAGGGTNCAGATATATTGTTATTGGCTGTGAGAATGGCTGGCCTGTCCACTTCGATGAGTCTTACATCAGTCCATAG